In Stenotrophomonas sp. ESTM1D_MKCIP4_1, a single genomic region encodes these proteins:
- a CDS encoding patatin-like phospholipase family protein — MSLFRPRVLLSVALLGLLAGCGGEEVRPTPPPQPTVVPQAKPVKIGIALGGGAAKGFAHIGVIKMLEANGFEPVVVSGTSAGSVVGALYASGMDAFQMQSRAVALDEASIRDVRLFSGGLVQGQKLQDYVNEQVANRPAEKLKKPFAAVATQLETGERAIFVRGNVGQAVRASSSIPGVFEPVKIGGRNYIDGGVVSPVPVDAARQLGAEFVIAVDISSKASGKAPTGMLGIVNQSIAIMGQRLGEQELARADIVIRPKVLDIGAADFSQRGTAILEGEKAAMAAMPQIRAKILQLQKARAAALAPPAPVVAPKCDEPSRLGKLMGRKEKC, encoded by the coding sequence ATGAGCCTGTTCCGCCCCCGCGTGCTGCTGTCCGTCGCCCTGCTCGGCCTGTTGGCCGGCTGCGGTGGTGAAGAGGTCCGCCCCACGCCGCCGCCGCAACCCACCGTGGTGCCGCAGGCCAAGCCGGTGAAGATCGGCATCGCCCTCGGCGGTGGCGCGGCCAAGGGGTTTGCCCACATCGGCGTGATCAAGATGCTGGAAGCCAATGGCTTCGAGCCGGTCGTGGTGTCGGGCACCAGCGCCGGCAGCGTGGTCGGCGCGCTGTATGCCAGTGGCATGGACGCGTTCCAGATGCAGAGCAGGGCGGTGGCGCTGGATGAAGCCAGCATCCGCGACGTGCGCCTGTTCTCCGGCGGCCTGGTGCAGGGCCAGAAACTGCAGGACTACGTCAACGAGCAGGTGGCCAACCGCCCGGCCGAAAAGCTGAAGAAGCCGTTCGCCGCCGTTGCCACCCAGCTGGAAACCGGCGAGCGCGCGATCTTCGTGCGCGGCAACGTCGGCCAGGCGGTGCGCGCGTCCAGCAGCATCCCCGGCGTGTTCGAGCCGGTGAAGATCGGTGGCCGCAACTACATCGACGGCGGCGTGGTCAGCCCGGTGCCGGTGGACGCCGCGCGCCAGCTGGGTGCCGAGTTCGTCATCGCCGTGGACATCTCCAGCAAGGCCAGTGGCAAGGCGCCGACCGGCATGCTGGGCATCGTCAACCAGTCGATCGCGATCATGGGCCAGCGCCTGGGCGAACAGGAGCTGGCGCGCGCCGACATCGTGATCCGGCCGAAGGTGCTGGATATCGGTGCCGCCGATTTCAGCCAGCGTGGCACCGCCATCCTCGAAGGCGAAAAGGCCGCGATGGCAGCCATGCCGCAGATCCGCGCGAAGATCCTGCAGCTGCAGAAGGCGCGCGCCGCCGCGCTGGCTCCGCCTGCCCCGGTAGTGGCGCCGAAGTGCGATGAGCCTTCGCGGCTGGGCAAGCTGATGGGCCGCAAGGAAAAGTGCTGA
- a CDS encoding TonB-dependent receptor, with amino-acid sequence MSPTRTSRGRLPVARPLVAALSALLPLVAAAQETPAAKDPVALDALQVTAQRRVENAKDVPVAITAIQGEKLDVLGSAGDDIRFLSARVPSLNIESSYGRAFPRFYIRGLGNTDFDLNASQPVSLVYDDVVQESPLLKGFPLFDLAGVEVLRGPQGTLFGRNTPAGVVKFDSARPSQDADGYVKVSYGSYDTWNVQGAYGGPLTSRWSARVSALYQRRDNYVDNTVASAPSSGFEGYDEAAGRVQFLYEGDDVEALFNLHKRKLNGTARLFRANIIQPGSNALVENFDRDKVSTDGLNFSNLETWGGSARIKWDLGRVTLHSITGYETAESLNHGDVDGGYGASFLGAGNYGPGFIPFPSESADGLPHHRQWTQEFRVESNEWGRFDWQAGVFYFDEDVTIDSFNYDSLTPGNPQTGHAVQSQRNKAWAAFASGDLDVTDRFKLRAGVRYTQDKKDFTASVLQAVPGGTPVSGPYLANSDVDDVSWDLSGVYQITDNINAYARVAKGFRAPSIQGRLAFGGVTQADSEKVISYEAGIKADLFDRRARLGFNVFRYNVDGQQLIAVGGSNNTATLLNADKTLGQGFELDFEAYLTDHVLMTLGSSYNDTEIKDKNLAVAICGGGCTITDPTTVINGGTYALVNGNPLPQAPKWIHNLTLRAGFPVNDASEIYVYTDWAYKSPVNFFLYESPEFRSRSSLEGGLRVGYNWDYGQYDVAVFGRNLTNQTRVVGAIDFNNLTGFLNEPRTFGVEFTAKF; translated from the coding sequence ATGTCTCCGACCCGCACTTCCCGTGGCCGCCTTCCGGTCGCGCGCCCCCTCGTTGCCGCTCTTTCCGCCCTGCTGCCGCTGGTAGCAGCCGCCCAGGAAACCCCCGCTGCCAAGGATCCGGTTGCCCTCGATGCCCTCCAGGTAACCGCGCAGCGCCGCGTCGAGAACGCCAAGGACGTGCCGGTCGCAATCACCGCCATCCAGGGCGAGAAGCTGGATGTGCTCGGCTCGGCCGGCGATGACATCCGCTTCCTGTCCGCGCGCGTGCCCAGCCTGAACATCGAATCGTCCTACGGTCGTGCCTTCCCGCGCTTCTACATCCGCGGCCTGGGCAACACCGATTTCGATCTCAATGCATCGCAGCCGGTATCGCTGGTGTATGACGATGTGGTGCAGGAAAGCCCGTTGCTGAAGGGCTTCCCGCTGTTCGACCTGGCCGGCGTGGAAGTGCTGCGTGGCCCGCAGGGCACGCTGTTCGGCCGCAACACCCCGGCCGGCGTGGTGAAGTTCGATTCGGCGCGCCCGTCGCAGGATGCCGATGGCTACGTGAAGGTGTCCTACGGCAGCTATGACACCTGGAACGTGCAGGGCGCCTACGGCGGCCCGCTGACCAGCCGCTGGTCGGCCCGCGTGTCGGCGCTGTACCAGCGCCGCGACAACTACGTGGACAACACCGTCGCCAGCGCGCCGAGCTCGGGCTTTGAAGGCTATGACGAAGCCGCAGGCCGCGTGCAGTTCCTGTACGAAGGCGATGATGTGGAAGCGCTGTTCAACCTGCACAAGCGCAAGCTCAACGGCACCGCGCGCCTGTTCCGCGCCAACATCATCCAGCCCGGCAGCAATGCGCTGGTCGAGAACTTCGACCGCGACAAGGTCTCCACCGATGGCCTGAACTTCTCCAACCTGGAAACCTGGGGCGGCAGCGCGCGCATCAAGTGGGACCTGGGCCGGGTCACCCTGCACTCGATCACCGGCTACGAAACCGCCGAATCGCTCAACCACGGCGACGTCGATGGCGGCTACGGCGCCTCGTTCCTGGGCGCGGGCAACTACGGCCCGGGCTTCATTCCGTTCCCGTCCGAATCGGCCGACGGCCTGCCGCACCACCGCCAGTGGACGCAGGAATTCCGCGTCGAATCCAACGAATGGGGCCGCTTCGACTGGCAGGCCGGCGTGTTCTACTTCGATGAAGACGTCACCATCGACAGCTTCAACTACGACTCGCTGACCCCGGGCAACCCGCAGACCGGCCACGCCGTGCAGAGCCAGCGCAACAAGGCCTGGGCGGCGTTCGCCTCGGGCGACCTGGACGTGACCGACCGCTTCAAGCTGCGTGCCGGCGTGCGCTACACCCAGGACAAGAAGGACTTCACCGCCAGCGTGCTGCAGGCCGTGCCGGGCGGCACGCCGGTCAGCGGCCCGTACCTGGCCAACAGCGATGTCGACGATGTCAGCTGGGACCTGAGCGGCGTCTACCAGATCACCGACAACATCAACGCCTACGCGCGTGTGGCCAAGGGCTTCCGTGCACCGTCGATCCAGGGTCGCCTGGCATTCGGCGGCGTGACCCAGGCCGATTCGGAAAAGGTGATTTCGTATGAAGCCGGCATCAAGGCCGACCTGTTCGACCGTCGCGCCCGCCTGGGCTTCAACGTGTTCCGCTACAACGTTGATGGCCAGCAGCTGATCGCCGTGGGTGGCAGCAACAACACCGCCACCCTGCTCAACGCCGACAAGACCCTCGGCCAGGGCTTCGAGCTGGACTTCGAGGCCTACCTGACCGATCACGTGCTGATGACCCTGGGCAGCAGCTACAACGACACCGAGATCAAGGACAAGAATCTGGCCGTGGCGATCTGTGGCGGCGGCTGCACCATCACCGACCCGACCACCGTCATCAACGGCGGCACCTACGCGCTGGTCAACGGCAACCCGCTGCCGCAGGCGCCGAAGTGGATCCACAACCTGACCCTGCGTGCCGGCTTCCCGGTGAACGACGCCAGCGAGATCTACGTCTACACCGACTGGGCGTACAAGAGCCCGGTGAACTTCTTCCTGTACGAGTCGCCGGAGTTCCGCAGCCGCAGCTCGCTGGAAGGCGGCCTGCGCGTGGGCTACAACTGGGATTACGGCCAGTACGACGTGGCCGTGTTCGGCCGCAACCTGACCAACCAGACCCGCGTGGTCGGTGCGATCGACTTCAACAACCTGACCGGCTTCCTCAACGAGCCGCGCACGTTCGGCGTCGAGTTCACCGCGAAGTTCTGA
- a CDS encoding phosphatase PAP2 family protein produces the protein MSLPALPARPLLGLAIALSLAGCATTATPPTAVEATITTKALGYLDKAAVPASIALVPAPPAAGSAGFALDEQVSREARALRGTPRFAQATGDAELGFPEGANQFSCAADIDVDAVKTPALYRLLERSRIDASAATKAAKNQYQRPRPFMVNGEPTCTPDDEAGLRKNGSYPSGHTSIGWAWALILSEIAPDRADAIQARGRNYGESRLVCNVHWQSDILEGRFMGAAAVARLHDNAAFNKDLLAARKEIAAARKAGLHSSRDCAAEEAVLKVRPESAL, from the coding sequence ATGTCTTTGCCTGCCCTCCCCGCCCGTCCCCTGCTCGGCCTGGCCATTGCCCTGTCGCTGGCCGGTTGCGCGACCACCGCCACCCCGCCGACAGCCGTGGAAGCCACCATCACCACCAAGGCGTTGGGCTATCTGGACAAGGCGGCCGTGCCGGCCAGCATCGCCCTGGTACCGGCACCGCCGGCCGCCGGTTCGGCCGGTTTCGCACTGGATGAGCAGGTGAGCCGCGAGGCCCGTGCCCTGCGCGGCACGCCGCGCTTTGCCCAGGCCACCGGCGATGCCGAACTCGGTTTCCCGGAAGGCGCCAACCAGTTCTCCTGCGCCGCCGATATCGACGTGGACGCCGTGAAGACGCCGGCCCTGTACCGCCTGCTGGAACGCAGCCGCATCGATGCCAGCGCCGCCACCAAGGCAGCGAAGAACCAGTACCAGCGGCCGCGCCCGTTCATGGTCAACGGCGAGCCGACCTGCACGCCCGACGATGAAGCCGGGCTGCGAAAGAACGGCTCGTACCCGTCAGGCCACACCTCCATCGGCTGGGCCTGGGCGCTGATCCTGTCGGAGATCGCCCCGGACCGCGCCGACGCCATCCAGGCGCGCGGCCGCAACTACGGCGAGAGCCGCCTGGTGTGCAACGTGCACTGGCAGAGCGACATCCTCGAAGGGCGTTTCATGGGCGCGGCTGCGGTGGCCCGCCTGCATGACAACGCGGCGTTCAACAAGGATCTGCTGGCGGCGCGCAAGGAAATCGCTGCTGCGCGCAAGGCCGGCCTGCATTCCAGCCGCGACTGCGCCGCCGAGGAAGCGGTACTGAAGGTACGCCCGGAAAGCGCGCTGTAA
- a CDS encoding DUF4785 domain-containing protein gives MKMHSTLLAAAAMGAAATLAAAPAQAAQALRAAVTGDQVPLTLVAAPLPADDSERVPLAFAWALDPTQPLQAPGTYAAVSRSYWQQVDAAELQRGLDLPLTAPDAVIQLSPGAGARALPAEALQVRDAAGRTTVARSVDARQLQAAGMAVSDGSSMLRTGASSAVGVYRLQSAQAQGRYVVQVLEPNSPVRLEVQAQQAHVLAGGSVQLQARLLEDGASAATLTARRGSFGGEALLVAPDGRSWPQRLRRTADGRLQAQVRIPAEASSVQGLWELQVFSQADGVLRDGKVAFAVAQPTARFSGQATPDTASRQVSLPLQVAAAGRYEARGTLYATGADGQLKPVAQAHAAAWFESAGRGALVLPFDRAALPAGFGAPYELRDLQLQDQSRMAPIESRALALRF, from the coding sequence ATGAAGATGCATTCCACCCTGCTGGCTGCGGCCGCAATGGGCGCCGCTGCCACGCTTGCTGCAGCACCCGCACAGGCCGCGCAGGCGCTGCGTGCCGCCGTTACCGGTGACCAGGTTCCGCTGACACTGGTGGCAGCGCCGCTGCCAGCCGATGATAGCGAACGTGTGCCGCTGGCCTTCGCGTGGGCGCTGGACCCGACCCAGCCGTTGCAGGCGCCGGGCACCTACGCGGCGGTCAGCCGCAGCTATTGGCAGCAGGTCGACGCAGCCGAACTGCAGCGCGGCCTGGACCTGCCGCTGACCGCACCGGATGCGGTGATCCAGCTCAGCCCCGGTGCGGGCGCGCGCGCGCTGCCTGCCGAAGCGCTGCAGGTGCGTGATGCTGCCGGCCGCACCACGGTTGCACGCAGCGTGGATGCGCGCCAGCTGCAGGCCGCCGGCATGGCGGTGAGCGATGGCAGCAGCATGCTGCGTACCGGTGCCAGCAGCGCGGTGGGCGTCTACCGGCTGCAGAGCGCGCAGGCGCAGGGGCGCTACGTGGTGCAGGTGCTGGAACCCAACAGCCCCGTGCGGCTGGAAGTACAGGCGCAGCAGGCGCACGTGCTGGCCGGTGGCAGCGTGCAGCTGCAGGCACGCCTGCTGGAGGATGGCGCGAGCGCCGCGACGTTGACCGCGCGCCGCGGCAGCTTCGGCGGTGAAGCCCTGCTGGTGGCCCCGGATGGCCGCAGCTGGCCGCAGCGGTTGCGGCGCACTGCTGATGGACGCCTGCAGGCACAGGTGCGCATCCCGGCCGAGGCCAGCAGTGTGCAGGGCCTGTGGGAACTGCAGGTGTTTTCCCAGGCCGATGGTGTGCTGCGTGATGGCAAGGTGGCCTTCGCCGTGGCGCAACCCACCGCACGTTTCAGTGGCCAGGCCACGCCCGACACTGCCAGCCGCCAGGTCAGCCTGCCGCTGCAGGTGGCGGCGGCCGGGCGCTACGAAGCACGCGGCACGCTGTACGCCACCGGGGCCGACGGTCAGCTGAAGCCGGTGGCCCAGGCGCACGCGGCAGCGTGGTTCGAGAGTGCCGGCCGTGGCGCGCTGGTGCTGCCCTTTGACCGGGCTGCACTGCCGGCCGGCTTTGGCGCGCCCTATGAACTGCGCGATCTGCAGTTGCAGGACCAGAGCCGGATGGCGCCGATCGAATCGCGCGCGCTGGCGCTGCGGTTCTGA
- a CDS encoding ATP-binding cassette domain-containing protein gives MIELDHASVIRGQVKVLHGLSLRIAQGQHTALLGPNGCGKSTFIKLITRELYPLAQADGRVAVKVLGQNRWQVDRLRSQLGIVTGDLSSNLSDMPGLTVEQAVLSGFFASYVVPAFREVTADMLARVGETLAMTGALALRERAYAELSAGETRRVLIARALVNRPQALLLDEPSTGLDLVARQQLVATMRVLAQQGITLVLVTHHIEEVIPEIERVVLLRDGRVLADGTRDELLRDEPLSAVFGGAISVVEHDGRLTAYAG, from the coding sequence CTGATCGAGCTGGACCATGCCAGCGTCATCCGCGGCCAGGTGAAGGTCCTGCACGGGCTCAGCCTGCGCATCGCCCAGGGCCAGCACACCGCGCTGCTGGGCCCGAACGGGTGCGGCAAATCGACCTTCATCAAGCTGATCACCCGCGAGCTGTACCCGCTGGCCCAGGCCGACGGCCGGGTGGCAGTGAAAGTGCTGGGGCAGAACCGCTGGCAGGTCGATCGCCTGCGTTCGCAGCTGGGCATCGTCACCGGCGACCTCAGCAGTAACCTGTCCGACATGCCCGGGCTGACCGTGGAACAGGCGGTGTTGTCCGGCTTCTTCGCCAGCTATGTAGTGCCGGCCTTCCGCGAAGTGACGGCGGACATGCTGGCGCGGGTGGGTGAGACACTGGCCATGACCGGCGCGCTGGCCCTGCGCGAACGCGCCTACGCCGAACTGTCAGCCGGCGAGACGCGCCGCGTGCTGATTGCCCGCGCCCTGGTCAACCGGCCGCAGGCGCTGCTGCTGGATGAACCCTCCACCGGCCTGGACCTGGTGGCGCGGCAGCAGCTGGTGGCCACCATGCGCGTGCTCGCCCAGCAGGGCATCACCCTGGTGCTGGTGACCCACCATATCGAGGAAGTGATTCCCGAGATCGAGCGCGTGGTACTGCTGCGCGACGGCCGCGTACTGGCCGATGGCACCCGCGATGAACTGCTGCGTGACGAACCGCTGTCGGCGGTGTTCGGCGGGGCCATCAGCGTGGTCGAGCACGACGGGCGGCTGACCGCGTACGCGGGGTAG